The genome window CGGGCTTATATATTTAGCAAACGCAGGAAACCTGGCGGTAGGTGAGCCGTTTGTTTTCGATCAACTGGCCAAACCCTTTCAGGCGGGTGCCATCGGTTTGATGGCGGGTGTTCCAGCGGAAAGCGAATTCATTGGCGTATCGAGCTAAGTGCTCGCGGGAAATATGATGCCAGGCTCCAATAATGGCTCTTTTAAGCAGCGAAAAGAAAGATTCGGCGGTGTTGGTGGAAGCCTTTGAACCGTCCTGATTGTTTCGCTGATACTCTTGCCGAGAGTGATTCACAGTCTGGTGCTCCTTCCATTGCTTCAACGGGTTCTTGTAACCGGGGTGCTCGTCTGTATTCACCACCGCTTCCTTGCTGACGCACTCAGAAAGCGCTGCCCCAAGGTTCTTCTGCGTTACCGAAGCAATCACCTTCACCCGTGCGAGGCCATCGCGCTGTACCAGTGCGACTACGGGCGTTTTCGGTTTGGCTCTGGGTCCCACAAACGTCTCATCCACTTCCACCGTCCCGGTGAGCTTCGGCTCCGTCGCAGGGTCGGCTGTCATGGCATGCCGGATCCGGTGACACATAAACCAGGCCGTCTTGTAGGTAACCCCAATCATTCGGTGAACCTGATTAGCGCTGATCGATTTCTTCGACGAGCACAGGAGCGATAGTGCCATTACCCATTTCGACATCGGGACATGAGAACGCTCCAGAATCGTTCCAACAGTCACAGTAAATTGTTTCCGGCAGGCCCCGCAGAAATAAACGCCCTTGCGAACCCCTTTGCGGCTCGTGCTTTGTGCCTCCAATTTGGAAATTCGTTTGTCGCCGGCGTTCTTGCAGCGGGGACACACTGGACCGTTTGGCCAGCGCCAAGCTTCCAGAAGATCTCGAGCTTTGGTTTCATCGCCGAGCGCCTGAAATGAATCCGCCAGTACGCATGCTTCAGCCTTATTCTTTGAGGTTTCCATGCCACCGAGCCTATGCAGCACCCTCGGACATCCGCGGTCCAAGCGTTTGCTAAATATATAAGCCCGAGCGAAGCTCACTCCCGTGTAGCGGTGACTTTCGTGATGAAGAACGGGCCGAGCGGGGTTGAGCACAAATGTCCAAGAAAAAGCACAATTTTCCACATCCCTCCAGCGCCGCTCGAAGTCATTATACGAAGCGTCAATCAGGATGAACCTCAGGCGCCACGTGCGCCATTCGCCCGGGTGCGGCAGGAGCGGAGATGCTCACCCCGGCGGCAGGTAAGTCCGTAAACCAGATCCGAACATCGTGGAACAACTGCCCAGGCGGACCAATCTGGCATCGGAGACTGCGGCGACGCTGAAAGAGTGGATCAACAACGGCGTGCTGCGGGACGTCCTTCCCGGTGAGTTGCAACTCAAGGCGCGATTGTGCGTGGGTCGCGACACGTTGAGGCTCGGGTTAAAGCTGCTCGCCGACGAAGGCTGGATTTCGCCAGCAGTGAAAGGCCAGCAGCGCCGGATTCATATTCCCTGCAACTCAACTCCCCCTCCCAATCGAACTGCCCCGCTGCTTCCGGTCACGTTTCTCTCGCCGCACCCCGTTGAAGCCAGGGTAACGCTGCTGGAACTGGAAGAGACTCAGGTGCGCCTCGCTGAACAGGGACGGAATCTCCGGTTCGTTGCGCCCGATATCTTTCACCTGAACAATCCGGACAGCCGCCTCGAACGGCTGGTGCGCGAGAATCCGTCGGCCGCCTGGATTTTATACGCGGCCTCGGAACCCATGCAGCGGTGGTTCGAGAAAAGGAAGATCCCGACGTTGATCTACGGTTCTCCGTTTCCGGACGTAACTCTTCCGTTCGTGGTCAGCGATTGGGAAGCAGCCGCATTCCATGCAGGTATTCAGCTGGTGCGGCAGGGGCACAGAATCATCGGAGCCATGGAATACCGCGAACGTTTCCCCGGCGTGCTGGCGCAGGAACGCGGACTCCAGCGTGCGCTCGATACAGTTTCGGAACGCGGGCGATTGCTGCGATTCGCGGACGATCGAACTCCGGAATCCGTCGCGCGTGCGCTTGATTCGGCCTTCAACCTTTCCACCCGGCCGACTGCCCTGGTTTTGACCTATGCGTCCCAGCTCCTGACCTGTTACTCATGGTTTGTCGCGAAAGGCATTCGCGTGCCGGGCGATCTCTCGGTGATATCGCTGGTGAACGACAGCTGGCTGAACGAGTTGTACCCGTCCGTTTGTTATTATCGGCCTGATACGAAGCACATGGCGCGCAGCATTGCACAGCGCGTTCTTGAACTCGTCGACACCGGCCGCACGACGCGGAAATCGATTCGCATCCCACTCGACTATGTTCCAGGGGCGAGCATCGGCCCCGCTGCGCAAAGCGCGGCGGTCCTGGCGGAACAGTTGTCCAACACACGTTAGTTATATTGGCGGCTTAATG of Verrucomicrobiia bacterium contains these proteins:
- a CDS encoding IS1595 family transposase, whose protein sequence is METSKNKAEACVLADSFQALGDETKARDLLEAWRWPNGPVCPRCKNAGDKRISKLEAQSTSRKGVRKGVYFCGACRKQFTVTVGTILERSHVPMSKWVMALSLLCSSKKSISANQVHRMIGVTYKTAWFMCHRIRHAMTADPATEPKLTGTVEVDETFVGPRAKPKTPVVALVQRDGLARVKVIASVTQKNLGAALSECVSKEAVVNTDEHPGYKNPLKQWKEHQTVNHSRQEYQRNNQDGSKASTNTAESFFSLLKRAIIGAWHHISREHLARYANEFAFRWNTRHQTDGTRLKGFGQLIENKRLTYRQVSCVC
- a CDS encoding substrate-binding domain-containing protein; this translates as MEQLPRRTNLASETAATLKEWINNGVLRDVLPGELQLKARLCVGRDTLRLGLKLLADEGWISPAVKGQQRRIHIPCNSTPPPNRTAPLLPVTFLSPHPVEARVTLLELEETQVRLAEQGRNLRFVAPDIFHLNNPDSRLERLVRENPSAAWILYAASEPMQRWFEKRKIPTLIYGSPFPDVTLPFVVSDWEAAAFHAGIQLVRQGHRIIGAMEYRERFPGVLAQERGLQRALDTVSERGRLLRFADDRTPESVARALDSAFNLSTRPTALVLTYASQLLTCYSWFVAKGIRVPGDLSVISLVNDSWLNELYPSVCYYRPDTKHMARSIAQRVLELVDTGRTTRKSIRIPLDYVPGASIGPAAQSAAVLAEQLSNTR